In Methanococcoides sp. AM1, one genomic interval encodes:
- a CDS encoding methylenetetrahydrofolate reductase, which produces MLSTFNDALNSGRFIVTAEVAPPKGTDISAVLEDADLIRGWVDAINITDNQRAVMRMSPVAVGKLLMDAGHEVIVQFTCRDRNRLALQSDVLAASVLGIRNLCVMTGDYPTKGDHVGAKPVYDLDSVQLLSVITRMMGGHDMVGNELAGTPSFTVGAVSNTDATRRMQMIKLQKKIDAGAQFIQTQAVYDVEGFGEFVESFSHPDVPVIAGIIPLRSAGMAHFMNANIPGIRVGDELISRMESAEDPVQEGLEIAAESIRELRKMCRGVHLMPIGGNSNTPKLLEMAGISSLQ; this is translated from the coding sequence ATGCTATCAACTTTCAACGATGCGCTCAATTCAGGCCGCTTCATCGTGACCGCAGAGGTGGCACCTCCGAAGGGTACTGATATCTCGGCGGTACTTGAGGATGCAGACCTTATCAGGGGATGGGTGGATGCTATCAATATCACGGATAACCAGCGTGCTGTAATGCGCATGAGTCCGGTAGCCGTAGGCAAATTACTGATGGATGCCGGGCATGAGGTTATAGTGCAGTTCACCTGCCGTGATCGCAATCGTCTGGCATTGCAGTCTGATGTACTGGCGGCATCTGTCCTTGGGATAAGGAATCTCTGTGTTATGACAGGGGATTATCCCACCAAAGGCGACCATGTGGGTGCAAAGCCGGTGTATGATCTTGATTCTGTGCAGCTTCTCTCAGTTATCACCAGGATGATGGGCGGACATGACATGGTAGGCAATGAGCTTGCAGGCACTCCGTCATTTACCGTGGGTGCGGTCTCCAATACGGATGCCACACGCAGGATGCAGATGATAAAGCTTCAGAAGAAAATCGATGCAGGTGCACAGTTCATACAGACACAGGCGGTCTATGACGTAGAAGGTTTTGGTGAGTTCGTGGAATCGTTCTCCCATCCTGATGTGCCGGTAATAGCAGGGATAATCCCGCTGCGTTCGGCAGGAATGGCACATTTTATGAATGCCAACATTCCTGGGATAAGGGTTGGGGATGAACTGATATCCCGCATGGAAAGTGCTGAAGACCCTGTTCAGGAAGGGCTCGAGATAGCCGCAGAGAGCATCCGTGAACTCCGGAAGATGTGCAGGGGTGTCCATCTGATGCCTATCGGGGGCAATTCCAATACACCTAAACTGCTTGAAATGGCAGGAATTTCCTCTTTACAATAA
- a CDS encoding methylenetetrahydrofolate reductase C-terminal domain-containing protein — MIISSSKPFSEIFDMLADKESVFIVGCCVCAAKQHVGGEPEVVEMTSNLKDAGINVIGGIVAKAACSVRSCEALEELAPKIKDADAVLVMACGSGTSNIARFVDVDVYPANNTDSLGAMAGDKVIHHLCAMCGQCTIAQFGGVCPTAQCPKELLNGPCGGSMDGKCEVDPEKDCAWELIYERLERIGRLDLLDEVRDAKDRLVK; from the coding sequence ATGATAATCTCATCTTCCAAACCCTTTAGCGAGATCTTTGACATGCTTGCAGACAAGGAATCCGTCTTTATCGTAGGTTGCTGCGTATGCGCCGCCAAGCAGCATGTGGGAGGGGAGCCTGAGGTCGTGGAGATGACATCCAATCTTAAGGACGCCGGAATAAACGTGATCGGTGGAATAGTTGCAAAGGCAGCATGCAGTGTTCGCTCATGTGAAGCCCTTGAGGAGCTTGCACCGAAAATAAAGGATGCCGACGCAGTGCTTGTCATGGCATGCGGAAGCGGTACTTCCAACATCGCACGCTTTGTGGACGTTGATGTCTATCCTGCCAACAACACCGATTCCCTGGGCGCCATGGCAGGGGATAAGGTCATCCATCATCTCTGTGCCATGTGCGGCCAATGCACCATCGCCCAGTTCGGTGGCGTGTGTCCCACAGCCCAGTGTCCCAAGGAATTGCTTAACGGTCCCTGCGGTGGTTCCATGGACGGCAAGTGTGAAGTTGATCCTGAGAAGGATTGTGCCTGGGAGCTGATCTACGAGCGCCTTGAGAGGATCGGCCGGCTGGATCTGCTGGATGAGGTTCGGGACGCGAAGGATAGGCTGGTGAAGTGA